Proteins found in one Perca fluviatilis chromosome 9, GENO_Pfluv_1.0, whole genome shotgun sequence genomic segment:
- the srek1ip1 gene encoding protein SREK1IP1, whose amino-acid sequence MATPGPNKDNIRAGCKKCGYPGHLTFECRNFVRVDPQKDIVLDVSSTSSEESEDDEPAPQRNEKLGRSRGSHGDDNNGRKERHKRKKSSDRKSRKRSKSSSDENTKKKKKRRSSDSSSDEEERRKKKKVKSQKKKSKKNKREHGKHQKRQKKRKQESSSPSSSTSSESSDISD is encoded by the exons ATGGCTACCCCTG GTCCAAATAAGGACAACATCAGAGCTGGGTGCAAGAAATGTGGATATC CGGGCCACTTGACCTTTGAGTGCCGAAACTTTGTCAGAGTTGACCCCCAGAAAGACATTGTTCTGGATGTAAGCAGCACCAGCAGCGAGGAGAGTGAAGACGACGAACCTGCACCTCAGCGCAATGAGAAGCTGGGGCGAAGTAGAG GTTCCCATGGCGATGACAACAATGGTagaaaagagagacacaaacgGAAGAAGAGCAGCGACAGAAAGTCAAGAAAGAG GTCTAAGTCGTCGAGTGATGAGaatacaaagaagaaaaagaaacgcAGAAGTTCTGACTCCTCATCTGacgaagaggagaggaggaagaagaagaaagtaaaaagccaaaagaagaaaagcaaaaagaacaaaagggaACATGGGAAGCATCagaagagacagaagaagaggaaacaagaatcctcctccccttcttctTCCACCTCCAGTGAATCCTCAGACATCAGTGACTGA